In Myxococcales bacterium, the DNA window GGTCTCGGTCGAGGCGCTCGCCCGCCACGCCCGCGCGAGCGAGAGCTCCTTGCTCCGGGCTTTTCGGCGCGAGCTCGGCACCTCACCCACGGAGCACTGGCGCGCCCGTCGCCTCGAGGAGGCGATCGTCCTGCTAAGGGCCGGTGGGAGCACGGTCCTCGAGGTCGCGACGCGTGTCGGTTACGAGAGCGGCGCGGCCTTCGCGGCGGCCTTCCGGCGGCGCTATGGGAGGTCGCCGTCGAGCTTCGTCCCGACCCGCCCGACGCGTCGCGCCCCGGGGTGATCCGTCGTTTCGGAGCCCCGCGGCGTGTTCGCGCGCACTCGACCGAGCGACCCCGAGAGTCGCTCGCCGGCCGCGAAGCTCGAAGGGCGTCGTCCACCCACCCTCGCCGACCAACACGTTGCCGCAGCCGGCGAGGCCTTCCGCGCCTCCGTTGGGGTCGGTGTGGACCGCAGGCATGACGTCGCCTTTGCGTGTATCTTGAGACAATGCGTCCGGTCCCCGCGCTCGCTTCGCTCTGCTTCCTTGGTGGGTGGCTCGCTGCCTGTTCGGGTGGCTTCACTTCGGCAAGTGACGCGGGGAGCGAAGGTTCCCCGCCCGTGCAGGCCGACCTGTGTGGAGAGAACGCCCGGTGTCACTCGGCTGCCCCCACGGGATGGGAGGGCCCAGGCCTCGTGAAGAACGCCGACGAGACTGCACCGTGTGGGGGCGACGCGACGTTCAATCAAGCGATCGGTTCGCGCCTCAACGACGGACTGTCGGCTCCCGCGGCGAAGTGCGATTGCAGCTGTGGCCCGCTCGAAGGCACCTGCACCTACACCTACCAGCTCTACGACAACGCGGAGTGCGTCAGACTGAGGTACGGAAACGTCTTCACGAAAGGCCCCAACGCCTGCGGCGGAGACTCCGTGCACTACACGAAGTACGGTGGTGTCGGGGGAACCCCTCGCAGCTGCTCTCCCAAGCCGACGACGACGCTGCCACCCACCACCTGGGCAGCCACCGAGCAGTTGTGCGGAGGTGCCTTTTTCCAAGGAACGTGCCGAGGGGGAGAGCTCTGCGTCACAGGAGCCGCGAAGCTGTGTATCGCCCGCAAGGGAGACGTTGCGTGCCCCGCCGGGCCTTTTTCGGTCAAGCGCCTTCGGTTCGGCGGGATCGCCGAGGGGCGTGCCTGCACCGAGTGCACCTGCACGCGGCCAGCCAACGACTGCACGCCGCTGGGAATCGGTGATTGCAGGTCGGAGACACCGAATGTGCCGCTCAGTCTGACGGGGTGCTACTTGAGCTCCAAGGTTATTCCCGTTCCCGACGGCGCGTGCACGCCCTCCGTGCCGACACCCACAGGGGTGGCAACAGGAGTCGACCCGACGACGCTCTGCTGCGAGCCCTGAGAGTCGGGGGCTCGCTCGTGCGCTCCGCGGTCGTCGTTCCCGGGTCCGACCGTACCCGGCAGCGTGGAGGCCTACGCAGGGCCGACGCCGCTCCCGTCAGGTCCCCACGAGCTCGCGGGCGCGCGCCTTCATGCGTTCGTCGAGGCCGGCGTCCCGCGCGAGGGCTCGGGTGAGCACGTCGCGGCCGAGGGTCGTGTCGCCTTCGCGCATCGCGAGCTCACCCAAGGCGGCGAGGAGCGTCGGATCCTCGGGCAGGATCATGAGCCCGGCGCGGAGCACGATGCGCGCCTCGGTGTTCTTGTTCTTGCCCATGAGGTCGAAGGCGGCGAACCCGATGGCGCTCGTGAGGGGCTCGAACGACGTGATCGGCGCGGCGTAGAGGGCGTCGGCCGCCTCGCGTGCGCAGCCGATCGCGCGTCCCTCTTCGCCCTTCGCGGCGGCGCCGATCATGTGCTTCACGTTGATCTGCGCTTGGCCGAGCGCCTCGCGCGCGCCCCTCGCCCGAAAGCCTTGGATGAGCGGGCCTGCCACCGAGGTGCTGTAGTGCACGAGCTTCAGCGCGTCGGTGCCGAGGCGCGCCAAGATCGCCTCGGTGCGCGGCTTGTCGTACGTGTCGTACACACACGCGACAGGGTCGAGCCTTAGGCAGAGGGCCTCGCGCGGGAAGAGCACGAACGCCGTGGACGCCCAGCGATCTCCGACGCGTGTCGCCACGGTGTGCCGCCCGGGGGCCACGCCGAGGAGCCCGTGCGGGCCAGGCCCGAGCACGTCGTGGGCGTCCCGGTAGCCCGACATGGCGCCTTCGGTCGCGTGCACATGGACTTGCACGCCGTCGATCCAACACTCGTCCCACACGTTCTCGCCGAGCACCACGAGCGACGCGAGCTCGCCCGTGCAAGCCGCCCAGAGCTCGCGAGCGTTCGTGTTGCGGGTGGACATCTCGTGCGCGTAGGCCGCCGCGCGCATGTCGCTCTCCATGGCGGCTTCGCGTGCGGCGCCGGCGGCGAGCCGGACGATGAGACCTACGGGAATGAACATGGCGGCTCCCTTGGACGGCGATGTCCGCCGGAACATACGCCCCGGCCGGCGAAAATCCTCCTCGCGGCCCCGGGCGGTTCGCGACCTGCACGCAAGTAGCTGATCTGGATGGAGAAACGCCCTCGGCGGGTAGTTCACGGTACGCTCGCGGGCGATGCTGCACAGCCGCCAATTCGGACAGCTCTCCCCGAACGAGACCCGATGGGACCGCCGGATGCCTCTCGACAAGGACGAGGTTCGCGTCGACCTCAACGTGGCGAGCCTCGCGACCCTCCCGCCGGACGAGCTCGCGAAGGTGGACGAGCTGCTCGGCGATCTTGGGGCGCTCGATCGGCAGGGTCGCGCGGCGCTCACCGCGCTCGTCGACGACGACGAGGCCGAGCCCGCGAAGTTCTGGCGCTTCCACGCCGAAGAGGTCGAAGGGTACGCGGGCCTCGCGCGCACGGGCCTCGTCGATGCGCTGAGGCTCTCGCGCGTCGGCCTCTACCCCGACGGAGCTTTTGGCAACCGGTCGTACGTGGTGCTCGACTACGAGCTGCGGGGGCCAAGGACGGATCAGATCCTCGCGGTAAAGCTCGGGCGCGACGGGGCCCTCGTCGCGATCGCCTGGGAGAGCTGAGCCGGAGCGTGCGGGCTTGCGGTAGCCTCGGCGGATGACGATCGATCGGCGTGTGGTCGCCCTCCTCGGGGGCTGGCTTTTTGCGAGCGAGACGCTGCAGATGCTCGCCTCGGACAGAATCGGAGGCTCGTTCCCGGTCGCGTCCTTCTTCGTGCACGGCGTTGGTGTGGTCGTGGGCCTCGTGGTTCTCGTGGCGGGGCTGCGCCGAAGCCCAGCCGACGACGGGGCGCGCAAGGGGTAGGGTCGGGCGAGCACCACGGGTGCCCGACGTTGTCAGGCGGGTGCAAGTGGCTGATTTGAATGGGAAAACCGCCGGAGCGGAGCGGCGCGACCTTGCCAGCTGATGTCCCGACGTCGTCAGGTGAGCTCCCGACGTCGTCAGGCGAGCTCCCGACGTCGTCAGGTGAGCGCCCGACATCGTCAGGTGAGCTCCTGACGTCGTCAGGTGAGCTCCCGACGTCGTCAGGTGAGCTCCCGACGTCGTCAGGTGAGCTCCCGACCGTGTCCGGTGGGGCCTGGAGGGCGTCAGGTGGGGCCTGGAGGGCGTCAGGTGGCCCTCCTCGGGCAGGATGGGCCTCTAGTCAGCTCGCGAGACGCGGGCGAGACGTCGCTGTCCGGGAAGGCCCGTTCCCGTGGATCGTACGTCGGTCCACATGTCTTCTCTTCGTACGATGTCCCCCGTCATCGTCTTTTGTGCGTTCGTGTGCTCGGGGTGTGCGGCCGCCGAGGTCGTCGACCACTACATGCTCGGGCACGTGGGGAGGGACGCGATCCGGTTCGGGCGCGAGGTGTCGGAGATGCCCGCCGAGCTCCAGAAGGCGGCCGCGGAGCTCGAGGTCGCTGCGGCGAAGCTGCGACGGGAGCTCACCTCGGCGCCTCCGCCCGGGAACGTGTCGCTCTCGAGCCTCGGTCACGGCCTCGAGCGCTTCGAGCACGATCCGGAGGCGAACTTCCTCGCGAATGCCAAAAAGGACGACGGCACCCCCGAGAATTTCTCCTACGTGCGTATCGGAGTCGCTTCGTACGACGACTTCTTTCGGACGGCCCAAGAGCTCCACGCGCTCACGTACCAGGCCACGAAGACCGTGGGCCGCATTCGCGTCTCGTCGAAGAAGGTGCTGGGCGCGGCGACGGGCGGCGACCTCCGGGTGAGCCTCGAGCGCGCGACCGCGAGCGCGACCGGGAAGACGAAGGACGAGCTCGTGAAGCTCGGCGAGCTCGCGACGATGCTCGCGACGCTCGTCCCCCAGATCGTGGCGAAGACCGACGCCCTCGTCGACGCCGGAAAACGCTTGGTCGGCGACGCCCCGAAGGATCTCGTCGACCCGAAGCTCGCGCTCCACGTGGGGCTCGTGAAAGACGGGCTCGTCGCGAGCGCCTCGGTCATCCGAGAGTCCGGCGCGTCGATGACCACGCTCATGTCGGAGCTCGGGGCGTTTCGCTCGAACGGGTGAGACAGGCGTGCCACGAACCGTGGTGGCGGGCGCAGGATCGGCGTGGGAACTTCGTGAAGATCCTCGACGACGTGACGTTGCTCGTGCCCGAGCGCCCCGGCAATCGCATCGCCGACACGCTGATGAACGTGCTGCAACGGCCGCGGGTGGATCTCCTGTTCTTTCTCCCGGCATCGGAGGCACGTCTCGTGTGAACGGACGCGCCACGCTCACCACTGACGAGGCGCCCCTCGTCACGTGCGAGGTCGAGGGCAAAGTCCCGACGCTCGGCATCGAACAGGCGTACACGCATTGCTCGAAGGCGTTCCTCCGCTCGGCGCTGTGGGACCCTTCACGGCACCTCGACCGCGCGGCGCTCGCCACGAACGGGGCCATCCTGAGGGCGATCCACGGAGAGGATTTCGACGCGGAGACGTACGACCGGGAGCGGGCAGCGCGGTATGCGCGGCGGGAGGGGGGTTATTGAGGGAAGGGCGGCGACCTGGCCGCCATGTTCTCCGAGAGCTCGACGTTCAAGGCGTTTTGCTGGAGCGCCCCGGGAGCCGCATCGACGACGTGCCGAGGAACGTGGGCGCGACCGTCAGTTGCGCTTCTCGAAGGTCTCCACCAGCGTGCTCGTCCCCGCTCCGTTTGGCTTGATGAGCAGGAGCGCCCCATTGGCCGTCACGGAGTAGAGAAACGACGAAACCTGGCCGATCTGACCGACCGAGCCGACGCACGTGCTCGTCAACGTCAGCGAGCTCTCGGAGAGCGAGACATCGGCGGTCACGACCTTCGAGCCGTTCGCGATCGCGAGGTGCGTGCCGCGGATCTCCCACGTGCTCGCGCTCAAGGTGGCAGCCCCGGGGCTGGCGGCCTCCGTCGTGTGGAGCACCGCCGCCGTGCGCACATAGACGCCGTCGGGAAGGGGGCCTCCGGACGGCGCCGGCGCCACGCTCGCGTCGACGGTGATCCGTACCTCCGCGCCGAGCTGGGGTCGGTCTGCGCACGCCTTGGCCCCGGCGTCGGCGAGAGGTGGTTCGGGTGCGGGGGGCTTGGCCGCGTCCTGGGACGATGCTGGGGGAGGCGGCGTCACTTGTGACGGGGAGGGCATTGCCGTCGGTTCCGTAACCGCGTCACGGGGCGCCACAGCTTCCTCACTGCAGCCAACGATCGACGCGCTCGCGAACGTCGACAGGACGAGAACGAAGGGGAGAGATCGCTTGGTGAAGGCGTGCATACGTTACGCTTGAGCAACGCGTGTGCCGTGCCCGAACACCAAGAAATCCGCTGCTTGTGCGCAACACGCGACCGGCGGGGCATCGTCGCGCCGGGGATGGCACGCCCTGGCACGTGGTGAGCCGTTCACAGCGCGGGTGCGCCCGACGTTGTCCCATCCTTCGTACCAATCCAAGAACCCTACCGACTCGATCGGGCGGCGCGGTGAAGCGACGGTGGACGGACGACAGCCCGACGTCTTCGTCGCCGATAGCGGCGGCAAGCTCTTCCGAGCGTCTCCGGGCCGTCGGCGCTGGCACGGCGCGAGACCCCGAGGGCCGACCACCCCCGGGCACCCTCCGCCAGATGGCGGGTTGCCCCGGGCGGGCGGAAGTGCTCCTGTCCAGGCGATGCGCAACACCTCCTGGCTTCGTTGGGCCGCGCCCGTCTTCCTCGTCGTCGCGTCGGCGTGCACCGCCACGACGCAGAGCGACGAGCCGTCACCCTCAACGTCTGCGGACGGTGGTACGACGTCCGACGGGGGCGTCGTCACCCCCGGAAATCCGGACGGCGGTGGTGCTTCGGACGGGAGCGTCGCGCCGGGGGCGGCCGCGAAGATCCCCAAGCCGACGGGGACCTGCCCGACCATCACGGCCGGCGACGTCACCTTCGCGCCGGCGGGGGTTCCTCCGCGCAAGGTCAAGCTCGCGTTCGAGGGGGCTGCCAAAGGCCCGCTGCTCCTCTATTGGCACGCGACCGGGAGCTCACCGGCCGAAGCGGCCTACTCCCTCGGCACGAGCCAGGCGGCGTTCACCGGCGCAGGTGGGGTCGTCGCGACGCCGTATTCCGACCCCGCGGCGGGGCAGTTCGAGTGGTTCCTCGTCAACCAGAGCACGAAGCAAGACGACTTCCTCGTCGCCGACGAGATCGTCGCGTGCCTCGCCGAGGCAGGCCGCATCGATCCCAACCACGTGCACGCGGCGGGCATGAGCGCCGGTGGCCTGCAGACGACCGCGCTCGGCTACTACCGATCTGCCTACGTCGCGAGCGTGGCGACCTTCTCGGGGGGGCTCCCCACCGGCTTCGACCCTCCTCCGCAGACGGCGGGCAACAAGGTCTCGGCGCTCGTTTTTCACGGCGGCACGAGCGACAGCGTGTACGGCGTCGACTTCACCGCCGCGAGCGTGCGCTA includes these proteins:
- a CDS encoding DUF2004 domain-containing protein: MLHSRQFGQLSPNETRWDRRMPLDKDEVRVDLNVASLATLPPDELAKVDELLGDLGALDRQGRAALTALVDDDEAEPAKFWRFHAEEVEGYAGLARTGLVDALRLSRVGLYPDGAFGNRSYVVLDYELRGPRTDQILAVKLGRDGALVAIAWES